Part of the Nicotiana tabacum cultivar K326 chromosome 20, ASM71507v2, whole genome shotgun sequence genome, GTGGCTAACTTTGAAAAGGCCGAACGATAATGATACTTGATTGTGATTGTgaggaaaataaaaattttgcaataaaataataaaagtagaagaacaatattgcagagaaagagagagtaattcttattgaattttgggatgatttataatggggtaagacccctctatttatagggggaaaatGACTTAGTcacaaagtaaaactctctaaaagatagacattcactctaattacaattctattcataacactcccccttgaatgtctactcaataagtaatgtgcctcattaaaaccttaactaaaataaaacccaatggaaaaaaaattctagaaaaggaaaaagagtacacatgtttaataatacgccttttggttgcctcgttaaaaaccttgcaagaaaaacccagtgggacaaaaccttgtaaggggaaaagagtgcaacacatattaaactccccctgatgagagcatcatttcacatccttgagccttcacatcccaatcttgtgcactagcttcttgaaggttgacgtcggtagagattttgtgaacaaatcagccatattatcacttgaacgaatttgttgcacattaatatcacaattcttttgaagatcatgtgtgaaaaataactttggttaAATGTGCTTTATcctctccttttatgaatccctcccttcaattgggctatgcatgctgcattatcTTCATACAAAATCGTAGGTAGTTTGtcacatttcaaaccacatttgtctcgaataagatgtattatagacctcaaccacacacattcttgacttgcttcatgaataacaattatctcagcatgattagatgaagtagccacaattgattgcttaatcgatcgccaagatatgatagtacctccacaggtaaacacataacctgtttgagatcgagccttgcgTGGATCGGATAAATAACCAACATCGGCATAATCAACACGATCAGGACtgcaattattgccataaaataagcccatataaGTAGTTCCTTTTAGATAccacaatatgtgtttgattccattccaatgtctccttttTGGAGCAGagttatatcttgctaagacatttaCTGAAAaggttatgtcaggccttgtagtattaacaagatacattagtgcaccaattacactaagatatggtacttcagaaccaagtagctcttcattctcttcttgaggtcggaatggatccttattcacatcaagtgatcgaacaaccatcagAGTACTTAATGGATATGTTCCATCCATATAAAAttgtttcaataccttttctatgtaggcagattgatgaacaaaaattccgtttccaaatgttcaatttgcaaaccaagacataattttgtcttttcgagatctttcatctcgaattccttctttaaataatcaattgccttttagAGTTCTATAAGAGTTCCAATAAGGTATATGTTATCAACATATACGACAAGAACAAaaaattccgatgttgttttctttataaaaacacatgaacaaatgacattatttatataaccttcctttaattAATAGTCATTAAGACGATTATATCACATtcgtcctgattgctttagaccatacaaagatctttgcaatttgattgaaaacattTTTCGGTACTTTGACTTATGTGCGTTAGGCATTTTAAATCTATCGGGAATTTTCATATATATCACAAGTGAGCCATAAAGGTAGGCGGTAACCACaaccattaaatgcatgtcaagctttttatggacagcaaaactaatgagataacggaacgttatagcatccataacgggtgaatatgtctcttcataatcgacaccagacctttgtgaaaatccttgtgcaacaaggcaagccttatatctttgtacctcatttttctcattcctcttgtgtacaaagacccatttatagccaacagggttaacaccattaggtgtttggactacagaccCAAAAACTTCATGTTTTGCAAGTGAGTTCAACtctgattggattgcttcttgccattttggccaatcacgtATTTGTCAACATTCTCTAatagattgaggttcaagataaTCACTATcctgcataatgctagatgcaacattatatgcaagaCATAATGCACCACTATATCCAATCGATTCAAATTtatctcaatatcgattggatttattgatagctccttattttcttgagtctcaggctcagtgatttcctcatgaatctcaggattggttaaattgtgaatttcttcatgagactctttcgtagtgtcatattgatcatttattttcctttttctaggatttcgatccttagaacctaatggtctgccacgttttaggcgtgcttttgactcattatctatgacactagaagatttcCCAACAGGAATATCAATACGGATTgaaacattctctgcagggatatgtgattttgttatccttttcagatcTGTAAATgtgtctggcatttgatttgctattttttgcaaataaataatcttttgcacctctttttcacaaaATAGAGGCatgtggatcaagatgagataatgatggatttttccaaaaaatttccTGTTTGGTTTtaccattttctccccctaatttggGAAAAGTGTCTCATCGAATCGACAGTCTGCAAATCGTGCAGTGAACAAATCACCCGTTAATATTTCGAGGTAGCGAATAATGGTGAGTGATTctaacccaacatatattcctaaccttctttgagggcccattttggtgcgatatggcATTGCTATAGGCACATATACTGTGCATCAAAAAATTCTTAAAtgagatatattaggttcatgacccaaaactaattgcaaaaaagaatatttatgataatttgttgGTCTGAAACGAACTGGAATTGATGCATGCAAAATGGCGTGACCCAAAACAGAAGTGGGCAacctcgttttcatgagtaacagtcttgctatcaattacagacgtttaattaaagactctgcaaggccattttgagtgtgaatatgagctacaggatgttccacttttatcccaattgataagcagtaatcattaaatatttgggatgaaaactcagcatcattatcaagtctaatagactaAATTGGATTGTCGTGGAATTGCGCCAGTAATCGAATTATTTATGCCATTAATTTTATAAACGAGGTTGCcagatgacaataggcacacatgagaccatctagaagatgcatctattaagaccataaaatctctaaacgacccactaggtgggtgaataggtccacaaatgttcctttgtatacgttccaaaaatgcaggggactcaatcccaacctttgttggtgatggtctaaaaattaacttgccttgataacaagaagtgcaagaaaattcattatttaaaataatcttttaattatttaatggatgcccatttgagttttctataattcgtctcatTATAATTGATCTAGggtgtcccaatcgatcatgccaaagtacaaaagtaatggaatcagtaaccttttggtttacgatagaatgtgccttaattgcactaattcttgtccaatacaggccacaagataaagatgggaacttctcaataatCCTCTTTTGGCCAGAGATATTCTTGGTAATGATGAGATATTCAAAATTATTCTCATCTATTATCTtaatatgatatccatttcggCCGATGGTGCAGTTGTTCACGTGGTCCAATTTAATAACTGGACTAAGTGAACGTGATTTACACTCTTGCAGTCACCTTTCAAAGATATGTATTCATACTCTTACTGAAATATTGTTTAAAACGAATACTAGAATTATATTTAATCAAAATAAACTAACACTatttcataagataaatgatacTAGTTGATACTAATAACTACTACTCATGTAAAGAATTATGATTACATGATGTTTATTCACTAGCTACTACgaataggaaaaataaaaatcaaactacTCAATCATCTTTAACCATGGATCCATCACCAATCAAGTGGTCTATTTTCCCATCAGGGTGCTCAAAGAAGTCTGCcacatccaagtgggtgatgtcaaaATTATTGTTAGAGACAAAATTGGCTTCAGGGCCTTTAttctttagagatgcttgataaagctcaaccaaatgtcTTGGTACACGACAAATATTTTCCCAATGCCCTTTTCCACTGCAACGATAACATTCAGTTTCTGAACCATTTGCCTTTGgcttctcatctttccctttccacttttggtggttatttttctttgggggGTGATTAACACTAGAAAAATTTCTTCCTTGTCCACGGCCACGACCACGACCATTAATGGGGCCACGGCCTTTTCCACGCTTagcataatgggaatacacctcatccacttcaggcaatggtgtagacccaATGGGTCGATTTTCGTGATTTCTCTTGAGCAAGTCGTTATTTTGTTCagccacaaggagaagagaaatcaacttAGAGTACTTTTTGAAACCTTTCTCTCTATACTGTTGTTGCAggaccatattggaggcatgaaacattgtaaatattttttcaagcatatcataatcagtgatagtatctccatagagtttcaatttagaagtaattctgaacatcacagaattatattcaaaaacagacttaaagtcttggagcctcagatgagcccaatcataCCGTGCTTGTGAAAGAGTGACCAATTTTAAGTTGTTATATCTTTCCTTTAAGTCATTTcacaaaacaagtggatctttgactgtgagatattctattttcaacccttcatcaaggtgatggcgcaagaaaatcaaggccttagcatAGTCTTGGGTAGATgctatatttttgtctttaatagcgtctccaagacccattgcatctaaaagaatttcagcatccaacacccatgtcatatagttcttgcccgaaatttcaagggcaatgaactttcttttcataatatcagtcataactaaaagaggagaaaagttatatcttagtcttctcaaagagcttcttgagacggtagagtctcgtgctgataacgtgcaataaaacaataaaagtagaagaataatattgcagagaaagagagagtaattcttattgaattttgggatgatttacaatgggataagacccctctatttatagggaaaaatgaCTTAATCACAACGTAAACTTTCtacaagatagacattcactctaaTTACAATTCTATTCGTAACAATTTTGACGTTTAGATGATTTCAATTACTTTGAATACTTCCGCATCAACTAAATGAATGAGGCAGGTTGCCCTGCAATTTCACAAATTGGAACCTTTTTCATGCACCAATTGAAATCAATATTATTTCCAACTTGCACATTTTACGCCCATGACTTGCCTAAATGTATCTAGTGTGGATATCAATTGGTTTGattttattttcatgttttaggaATTTTTCGGATTTCTATCATAATAAGCAAGAGTGAAACGAAATAATGTTTAGTATTAGtgagaaatttcaaaaaatattttctattttttcatatttaattggcttaagtttttgaaaaaactatTTTCCTTGTGTACCTATTTTCCTTCACTTTAAGCATAATAACTTTCCTATCAAGaggaggaaaaatatttttctcactTTCAAACATCCCACCATCCATCCTCCATCCCCCCTCCAACCTCCCCAACCTACTCCGCCCTCTGACTCATCCTGTCCAACCCGCCCAATCCCATCCCAAACACGCAGTCCACCCCTCGACCGAACCTTCTGCGCCCTTAGCAACCCCCGCCCTAACACCAGCACGGCCATATCACCTATCTGTCACTTCGGTATCTCCACCCAACCTTCCCCGCCCCACCACCTCTAAGCCCTCGGCCTACTACCCACACCGGTCCTACCCCAAACCCCAGCTCACTAACTTCTACCACCCTAACCCTGGCCTCGAACCCGAACTCTTGGTCATTGACTCTCAACCTAGACTCGACTCTCGACCCCTACCTTGACCCCTATTGGACAAGCCGGGCGTCGAACCCTTGGACCATGACTCTCAACCCCAAACCTGACCCCTGAATTCGAAACCCAACCCTACCCCACCCCATACCGCCCCACTTTGACCCACGACTCCGACTCCCGATCCTTGACCCATGATCCCGGACCTGGACCCCCGACCATTGACCCCTAACCTCAACCCTAAACCTCAACTTCGACCCCCTGATCCCTACTGCCCCATACCTCTCCCCATCCCCACCCATCCTATCTATCCTAGTGTTTGTTTAAATAATATATGAATGTCCTTGAGACAATAATTTATGTTTACTAACCAAATACTAGAAAATAAGTGTCATGACCCTAAAGCCGGAcccggtcgtaatggcgcctatcatgaaacaTGGCCAGCCGACACAAATACCCAATCCATttaaacagttataataattcaatCTAAGTCAATAATAAGTGATAAACCCCAAAATACAGCAAAATAAAATAAGTGCAGAAATAAACacagtccgacatcggggtgtcactagtcatgagcatctaaaacatTCGTATAAGAGTACGAAAAGCCTACAAAGTATAGTACAAggaaaataaagataggaaggagcaacactgggctgcgaatgccGAGCAGCTATCTAGTGAACTCTGAACAGCATGCTGGAAGCAATCAGCCCTTGCTAGCGGGACCTGAAGCTCCTTAATCTGCatacatggtgcagggagtaatgtgagtacgccaactcagtgaataataaaagtaaaggcagctgagtgataagaaaacacgtaaaacatagcaaaatgctacaaagaggcagcataaagccaccttgtggcgtacaactcaggccctcgacctcataatcatgaacCAACACAATATCGTTgtggcacgcagcccgatcccatattaacctcacaacacaggccctcagcccTGCTctgtcagaaatctctaaaagctaCTCGGGCACTCTAATATATGATGCTCagcttaaaatatcatttaagatgtcaaaatagagctgggttatgaaaacagtggaacATAGAATGACTGAatacaaatataaagtcaaaacaatgaggaatagtagtaaaaatcacttaagggtccaaaatagttggcacgaggcctaaatatggcattcaacccaaaacatggtgATAGAAAAAAGTTTTCAAACAAATACGCAGTTAaatagtcatacgggatggacgaagtcacaatccccaatggtgcatgaccacacgctcatcatctagcgtgcgcgtcacctcaaaatagcataacgatgtgaaatctggggtttcataccctttgaacaacatttacaatcattattcacctctatctggtccaaactctagcccgcgatgcctttgactctcgaatcggcctccagattctccaaatctaacaaaaattagTGCACagccatcaaaatatgctaagggaacaaagcccattcgaaagtaatcaaattacaacacaaatcccgaaattggccaaacccaacccctggacccatgtctcggaatccgataaaaattacatcaatagactccttatcactccccgagctcattcatatcaaaagtaccaaaatccaaccacaaatgacccctcaaatccctaatttttggtctccaattacaagccctagttctttaatatttaggCTTAAACTCTATAAATTACATGATTAATTAGGAAGAAaacacattaggattgagtattaagtccataaatcttacctccaagtgttcctccttgattccttcttcaatcttcttcaaaaatatctaaaatcgcccaaaattgGTGGAACTTAGGCTAAAAATCGCGGAATTggtcttttaaaacattctgcccaacacTTAAaacctcttcttcgcgaacgcggtcaaggcctcgcgttcgcgaagcacaacctggcgttgaccacttattccttctacgcaaacgcgacgCCTTGTACGCTAACGCGAAGACTCAACTTCACAACCCATCGCGAACACGACttccctctcgcgaatgcgaagctcaCTGACCCCAACCCTTTGCGAAGGCGGGACTCCatcatgaacgcgaaggccaaacctccTGCCTCTCATCCtaatccttcgcgaacgcgagggcccactcgcgaacgcgaaggccaaaagtcTGCAACACTCAGAACAGATTTTCTACAATCTTTTTCAACTTGAAATGAACAGttcaaccatccgaaactcacccgaggccctcaggacttcaaccaaacatgccaacctatcccataacatcattcaaacttgttccaacctttagaacgctaaaaacaacatcaaaacaccaaatttgcatcggattcaagcctaagaattccaaaaactcccaaattccactttcaatcaaaaagtctaccaaaccacgttcgaatgacctgaaattttgcacacacatcccaaatgacacaacggacctcttgcaactctcggaattccactccgacccctatatcaaaatctcacctactaaccgaaaaacgccaaaattccaatttcgccaattcaagcctaactctactcctacctccaaaacacattcgatcatgctcctaagtcccaaatcacttccgaagctatccaaaccatcggaactcacatccgagccctttatcacataagtcaacatccggttgacttttccaacttaagcttactcaaaagagactaagtgtctcaaatcttaccaaaacctccccgaacccgagccaaccaaccggACAACACATAATACAGATGAACAAGGcaataataagtagaaatgggggaaacagagcaaTAACTCACGAAACGACTGGatgggttgttacatcctccctttcttaaacaaacgttcatcctcaaatgggtcaagaaacatacctgaagcctcaaacaggtgagtatatctgctccgcatctcccactcggtctcccaggtagcctcctccacgggtcgacctctctactgcactttcactgaagctatatcctttgacctaaactttcgaacctgacgttccaaaatagctactagctccatatcataagtcaaatcattatctaactgaactgtgctaaagtccaaaacatgagacggatcacgaATATACTTCCGgaacatagaaacatgaaatatcggatgcacactcgataagctgggtggcaacgcaagctcataagccacctccccaatccttcgaaacacctcaaaaggcccaatgaacagATGACTCAATTTACcattcttctcaaatctcataacacccttcatgggtgaaaccttcaacagaaccttctcaccaaccatgtaggacacatcctgaaccttcctgtcagcataactcttttgtctcgactgcgctgtacaaagcgtctcctgaatcaccttcaccttgtccaaagcatcctgcaccaagtctatacccaatagactagcctcacccggctcaaaccaaccaactggagatctacaccacctcccatacaaagcctcatatggagccatcttaatactcgactggtaactgttgttataagcaaactctgcgagcggtagaaactgatcccatgaccctccaaaatcaatgacacaagcgcgcaacatgtcctccaatatctgaatagtgtgctcgaactgcccgtccatttgagggtgaaaagttgtgctcaactcaacctgagtactcaactctcgctgcacagacctccaaaactgtgaagtaaaatGAATGCCCCTATcaacggacttggtcagccgatt contains:
- the LOC142174544 gene encoding uncharacterized protein LOC142174544, which produces MVLQQQYREKGFKKYSKLISLLLVAEQNNDLLKRNHENRPIGSTPLPEVDEVYSHYAKRGKGRGPINGRGRGRGQGRNFSSVNHPPKKNNHQKWKGKDEKPKANGSETECYRCSGKGHWENICRVPRHLVELYQASLKNKGPEANFVSNNNFDITHLDVADFFEHPDGKIDHLIGDGSMVKDD